In Candidatus Woesearchaeota archaeon, one genomic interval encodes:
- a CDS encoding DNA methyltransferase, translating to MSLILNNGTTGVACKNLNRHFIGIEKDEKYFKIAEERISGYDKIQEVEMEVNSEKKTIKEGKLFNL from the coding sequence ATGAGTTTAATTTTAAATAATGGTACAACTGGAGTAGCTTGTAAAAATTTAAATAGACATTTCATAGGGATTGAAAAAGATGAGAAGTATTTTAAAATTGCAGAGGAAAGAATAAGTGGTTATGATAAAATACAAGAAGTAGAGATGGAAGTTAATAGTGAGAAAAAAACAATCAAAGAGGGGAAATTATTTAATCTATGA
- a CDS encoding ATP-binding protein: MRIKKFKPCGNCDNGYIHNEDSQGNKIVERCNCWKSYQEEMIITSRLRKSNIPLSILKYDTDQYKGKDRNNNLKAIDNYIKKFNEFQGWHLYFYGPVGTQKSTLLRFICRELLKRNKSVYYILADDLIKDLILADRDEVLQAKYSRIMKEADLLVIDEMSEDKITTYKSGWQRKFILPFLKKRMEIYEKNVIFSSNSPYDNIGEFFEGAIQDLINREVKAQLIFEDNYKAVADSFDISKLWE; the protein is encoded by the coding sequence ATGAGAATCAAGAAATTTAAACCTTGTGGTAATTGTGATAATGGATATATCCATAATGAAGATTCACAGGGCAATAAGATTGTAGAAAGGTGTAACTGCTGGAAAAGTTATCAGGAAGAGATGATCATTACCAGTAGGTTAAGAAAATCAAATATTCCTTTATCTATTTTAAAATATGATACTGACCAGTATAAAGGGAAGGATAGAAATAATAACTTAAAAGCTATTGATAATTACATTAAGAAGTTTAATGAGTTCCAAGGTTGGCATTTATATTTCTATGGTCCAGTAGGTACTCAGAAGTCAACTCTATTAAGATTTATCTGTAGAGAGTTGCTAAAAAGAAATAAATCTGTATACTATATACTAGCTGATGATCTAATTAAAGATTTAATACTTGCTGATAGAGATGAAGTTCTACAAGCTAAATATAGTAGAATCATGAAAGAAGCTGATCTATTAGTAATTGATGAAATGAGTGAAGACAAAATAACTACTTATAAATCAGGTTGGCAAAGGAAGTTTATATTACCATTTCTGAAGAAGAGAATGGAGATATATGAAAAGAATGTAATCTTTTCTTCCAATAGTCCCTATGATAATATAGGAGAGTTTTTTGAAGGTGCAATTCAGGATTTAATTAATAGAGAAGTAAAAGCACAACTTATATTTGAAGATAACTATAAAGCTGTAGCTGATAGTTTTGATATTAGTAAACTATGGGAGTAA
- a CDS encoding VWA-like domain-containing protein, which yields MIQLQNEKIKEASYYLIHTYNFWSEVFLACNISENKTIPTTGVNVTEKGMNFVYNTEFINNLPQSEINFLILHEILHLVCNHSGRIHQKALNHHVGNVVGDMIINTEIKNHFCKQDKVNTIKNEEDEDVGYFIPEDYKGEHTLEKLYEWYVEKHPEETEQIKKKGENTDSYGYSELDKENIDVHIEDTVTEEEKEVIVSELIDRAKNRGTLSADMEEMINRLRPSRKNYIRMIKSSISGLGSSQKQKTWKRFSSRGDLFRGRVKYKKMFNIILDVSGSMHGSFEKALSYIFHSGYEVNMFQVDTEIKAIEKIKTKTQMNKLRIQGCGGTTIQPAIDKIVERYNKYSTIILTDGYTDDLKLLGLNNKVLILSTETKCPISNGQGKVTQIVIKD from the coding sequence ATGATTCAACTACAGAACGAAAAAATTAAAGAGGCAAGTTACTATCTCATTCACACTTACAATTTTTGGAGTGAAGTCTTTCTAGCTTGTAATATCTCAGAAAATAAAACAATTCCTACAACAGGGGTTAATGTTACTGAGAAGGGAATGAACTTTGTATATAATACAGAGTTTATTAATAATCTCCCACAATCTGAAATAAACTTCTTAATCCTACATGAGATACTTCATCTTGTATGTAATCACTCAGGGCGTATTCACCAAAAAGCTCTAAATCACCACGTTGGGAATGTAGTGGGAGATATGATTATCAATACAGAGATTAAAAACCATTTCTGTAAACAGGATAAAGTAAACACTATAAAAAATGAAGAGGATGAAGATGTTGGTTATTTTATTCCTGAAGATTACAAAGGAGAGCATACCCTAGAGAAGCTTTATGAGTGGTATGTAGAAAAACATCCTGAAGAAACAGAACAAATTAAAAAGAAGGGTGAAAATACTGACTCTTATGGCTATTCAGAACTAGATAAGGAAAATATTGATGTTCATATTGAAGACACTGTTACTGAAGAAGAAAAAGAAGTTATTGTTAGTGAACTGATTGATAGGGCTAAGAATCGAGGCACATTATCTGCTGATATGGAAGAAATGATTAATAGGTTAAGACCTTCCAGAAAAAACTATATCCGTATGATCAAAAGTAGTATCAGTGGTTTAGGTTCTTCTCAAAAGCAAAAAACCTGGAAGAGATTTTCTAGTAGAGGAGATCTGTTTAGAGGTAGGGTTAAATATAAAAAGATGTTTAATATCATATTAGATGTTTCTGGTTCTATGCATGGTTCTTTTGAAAAAGCTCTGTCTTATATCTTCCATAGTGGATATGAAGTAAATATGTTCCAAGTAGATACTGAAATCAAGGCTATTGAAAAGATTAAGACTAAGACTCAAATGAATAAGCTAAGAATTCAGGGTTGTGGCGGTACTACTATCCAACCAGCTATTGATAAGATTGTAGAGAGATATAATAAATATTCTACTATTATCCTTACTGATGGATATACTGACGATCTTAAACTACTAGGGTTAAATAATAAAGTATTGATCCTATCTACTGAAACAAAATGTCCTATCAGTAATGGACAAGGAAAAGTTACTCAGATTGTAATTAAGGACTAA
- a CDS encoding AAA family ATPase, whose product MNKIEKWEALIKAQAGVLYLEGPPGTGKTAIAEEIARRNGWRYEQFILSQEDSADIAGIPLKDTRDGLTLTKRSIPEWAYEANNADVPTLVNFDELNRAPLENRNACLQILNERRVGRYALNDNIYFIATGNVGDDGTSRSDGAEVEEMDTALWGRLIYVDYNINYNEWKKMYGKENVWSYILDYLDHRTEHFYHYNEESKSRMNPTNRTWTNLSKFVTRTAEDDIERIALCKEFAKNYIGPMVASSFVNYLDELEMINGTTILDSWPTVAEKVKKFDRARKSRLLADIKKKGIALTNKRITNLCEFIDIIHSDEKASYFRDVFDDETFVAISNNEENMNKLLEYISSGTPEKVLEMKGSSNEKKKLKTVFYLMTRYWSVFQDFYKEETTEKE is encoded by the coding sequence ATGAACAAGATTGAAAAATGGGAAGCATTGATTAAGGCACAAGCAGGGGTATTATATTTAGAGGGTCCTCCAGGTACAGGTAAGACTGCTATTGCTGAAGAAATTGCAAGAAGAAATGGATGGAGATATGAACAGTTTATTCTATCCCAAGAAGACTCTGCTGATATTGCTGGTATCCCTTTGAAAGATACTAGAGATGGTTTAACTTTAACTAAGAGGTCTATACCTGAGTGGGCTTATGAAGCTAATAATGCTGATGTACCTACACTGGTAAATTTTGATGAATTAAATCGTGCCCCTCTGGAAAATCGTAATGCTTGTCTACAGATATTGAATGAGCGTAGAGTAGGTAGATATGCATTAAATGATAATATCTATTTTATTGCTACTGGTAATGTAGGGGATGATGGAACTTCTCGCTCTGATGGTGCTGAAGTAGAAGAGATGGATACTGCTCTTTGGGGTAGACTTATCTATGTTGATTACAATATCAACTATAATGAGTGGAAAAAGATGTATGGTAAAGAAAATGTCTGGAGTTACATACTGGATTATCTGGATCATCGTACAGAACATTTTTATCATTATAATGAAGAAAGCAAGTCAAGAATGAATCCTACTAATCGTACTTGGACAAATCTTTCAAAGTTTGTTACACGTACAGCAGAAGATGATATTGAAAGGATTGCTCTTTGTAAAGAATTTGCAAAGAACTATATTGGACCTATGGTAGCTTCTTCCTTTGTAAACTATCTCGATGAACTGGAAATGATTAACGGTACTACTATCCTAGATAGCTGGCCTACTGTAGCTGAAAAGGTTAAAAAGTTTGATAGGGCAAGAAAGTCAAGACTTCTAGCTGACATTAAAAAGAAAGGTATTGCACTTACTAATAAAAGGATTACCAATCTTTGTGAGTTCATAGACATTATTCATTCCGATGAAAAAGCTTCATATTTTAGAGATGTATTTGATGATGAAACCTTTGTAGCAATCTCAAATAATGAAGAAAATATGAATAAACTCTTAGAGTATATCAGTAGTGGAACTCCTGAAAAGGTTTTGGAAATGAAAGGTAGTAGTAACGAGAAGAAGAAACTAAAGACAGTATTCTATCTCATGACAAGATACTGGTCAGTATTTCAGGACTTCTATAAAGAAGAAACTACTGAAAAAGAATAA